A stretch of DNA from Tsuneonella amylolytica:
GGAAAAGGGCCTGCCCGAGTTCGCCGATACCATGCGCGAGCTGACCCGGCGAGGCGTACCGCACAAGGTGTTGGTCCTGGGCGACGGGCCAGCGCGCGGCTGGTTCGAGGACAACGTGCCCGAAGCGCGCTTCGCCGGCTACCAGTCGGGCGCGGAACTGGGCCATTGGGTCGCAGGCATGGACGTGTTCTTCAATCCCTCTATCACCGAGACGTTCGGCAACGTCACGCTGGAGGCGATGGCCTGCGGCGTGCCGGTCGTCGCCGCCCGCGCCACCGGATCGACGACGCTGGTGAAGGACGGGGTCACCGGCACGCTGGTCGATCCGGGCGACATCCCGGCCTTCGCCGATGCGATCCAACGCTACATCCAGGATCCCGCGCTACGCACCGGGCACGGCGCGGCGGGCGAGGCGCGGAGCAAGGAATTCACCTGGGACGCGATCAACCGCTCGATGGCGGAAACCTATCTGCGGCTGCTGGACGCGCGCAAGGGCTAGCGCAGCACCCCCGTAGCCGTCTGGCGCCGGGCGTACCAGATCAGCAGCAGCGTGAAGATCGTGATGACAGCCGTGAAGGCCATCGGCACCGCGCTGTCCGTCATGCCCGGCATTGGACTCGTCGTCTGGCGGATCGCGCCAAGCACCAGCCCCGCCAACGACACGACGAATGCATGCATCGCGTACCGGCTGCGAAGCAGCAGCAGGATCGACCCGGCCACCGCGCCCCACACGCCGAACCCCCAGGCAAGGTTCGCCCACAGCGGCATCGCGTCCATATAGGCTATCCCAGCGTCCACGCTTACCCCGGCGGGAGCGAACGCCCCTTCGAGGTATTCGCGGTTCTGCAGCTTGGACATGAGGTAATCGTAGGCACCGAACCCGTTCCACAGCAGCGATAGCACGCCGACCACCCACAGGTGCCACGGCGCACTCGTTCTTTCCGCGGCTGCCTCCATCGTCCGATCCATCGTATCCCTCCCACTGGATGGCGACCCGCGGCGGCGATACCACGCCGCCGCGAGTGCGCCAATCGGTGTCAGAGCCGTTCGATGCGCTTGGCAACCTCATCGATCATGTCGACGATGTCGTTCATCGCCGCTTCGTCGAACGAGCCGGACCGGGTCTTGTGCTTCAGCACCTGGGCCAGATTTCCCATCGCCCGCGACAGTTGCGGCGAGCGGCCACGCTGCTGACGCTCGCCATGGGCGGTCAAGCGGGAAAAGATCGCCTCGACCTCGTCGGTCTTGCCGGCCAATTCTTCGTGTCCCTGGGGCGTGGCCTCGAACGGCTTGCGCGGGCTGGCATCGTCGGTCTTCTCGGCGATCGCCCCTTCGTCGGCGAGCAGTTGCAGCGTCGGATAGACCGCCCCGGGGCTCGGTGCGTATTCGCCGCCGGTCAGGTCCTCGATCGCCTTGATGAGCTCGTATCCATGGCGCGGCTGGTCGGCGACCAGCTTGAGCAGTGCCAGCCGCAACTCGCCCTGCCCGAACATGCGGCCACGGCGACCGCCGCCGCGCGGGCCCGTGCGGAACGGACCGTCCGGTCCGAAGGGGCCATCGGGACCGAACGGACCCTTTGGCCCGAACGGACCCTCGCGCCCGAAGGGACCGCCGGGACCGAAGCCCCCGGCGTTCCACAATTCGGTCCAGCTCTTCCGGTGGCCGCGTCCGTGATGATGATCGTGCATCGCCTTATCCTTTCTCGTGATGCCTCACGATATATCTTGGAACGCTCTTTGTTCAAGCCCCCTCGTCGCATCGCCGACAACTTCCTACATGGCCCCCAATGGCCGACCTGTTTCCCGACAGCCTCCCCTCCC
This window harbors:
- a CDS encoding PadR family transcriptional regulator; its protein translation is MHDHHHGRGHRKSWTELWNAGGFGPGGPFGREGPFGPKGPFGPDGPFGPDGPFRTGPRGGGRRGRMFGQGELRLALLKLVADQPRHGYELIKAIEDLTGGEYAPSPGAVYPTLQLLADEGAIAEKTDDASPRKPFEATPQGHEELAGKTDEVEAIFSRLTAHGERQQRGRSPQLSRAMGNLAQVLKHKTRSGSFDEAAMNDIVDMIDEVAKRIERL